A stretch of Onychomys torridus chromosome 2, mOncTor1.1, whole genome shotgun sequence DNA encodes these proteins:
- the Ndufaf4 gene encoding NADH dehydrogenase [ubiquinone] 1 alpha subcomplex assembly factor 4: protein MGARVTRAFRNFNLENRADRELSKMKPSTAPKHPSTRSLLREQLSQHPEIKEEVSRKDNELLLLLKDVYVDSKDPVSSLPVKDGELQQKPKEFRLPIGHHLDKNVKDIPKGKISVVEALTLLNNHKLSPETWTAEKIAQEYYLELKDVNSLLKYFVTFEVKVFPPEDKKAIPSK, encoded by the exons ATGGGGGCTCGGGTGACCCGCGCCTTCAGGAACTTCAACCTGGAGAACCGGGCGGATCGGGAGCTGAGCAAGATGAAGCCCTCCACGGCCCCCAAGCACCCGTCCACCCGCAGCCTCCTGCGCGAGCAGCTGAGCC agcATCCAGAAATCAAAgaggaagtttctagaaaagATAACGAGCTGTTGTTGTTACTAAAAGATGTCTATGTCGATTCCAAAGATCCGGTGTCTTCCCTGCCG GTAAAAGATGGTGAACTACAGCAAAAACCGAAGGAATTCAGACTTCCCATTGGACATCACTTGGATAAGAATGTCAAGGACATTCCCAAAGGCAAAATTTCTGTTGTAGAAGCATTGACACTTCTCAATAATCATAAACTTTCTCCAGAAACATGGACTGCTGAGAAAATTGCCCAAGAGTACTATTTAGAACTGAAAGATGTAAATTCCCTCCTgaaatattttgttacttttgaaGTCAAGGTCTTCCCTCCTGAAGACAAGAAAGCAATAccatcaaaatga